DNA sequence from the Candidatus Sulfuricurvum sp. RIFRC-1 genome:
TAAACAATAAAATCGAAGATTTAAGTATTGAAGTTATGCTCGAGGTATTAGAGCGTCAAGCACAGCAAGGTGTGAGTTATTTTACCATCCATGCGGGCTTTTTGTTGGAGACGATGCCGAAAGTGGCGAAACGTAAAATGGGAATCGTCAGCCGAGGCGGATCGTTGATGGCGGCATGGATGATGCACTACCATCGCGAAAATCCGTTTTACACGGCGTATGATGAGATTTTGGATATTTGCGCTCGTTACGATGTCTCTCTTTCCCTCGGAGATTCACTCCGTCCGGGATGTTTGGCGGATGCCTCCGATGAAGCGCAGCTGGGTGAGCTGAAAGTGCTCGGTGAATTGACGCTTCGTGCGTGGGAGAAAAACGTTCAGGTTATGATCGAAGGGCCGGGACACGTCCCTCTTAATCAAATCGAGCGTAACATGAAAATTCAGCGCGAATATTGCCATGAGGCACCGTTCTATATCCTTGGACCGCTCGTTACCGATATTGCGGCAGGGTATGATCATATCAGTTCTGCTATCGGTGCGGCAGTTGGCGGATGGCATGGGGCATCAATGCTCTGTTACGTTACTCCGAAAGAGCACTTAGGTCTTCCGAATGCTGAAGATGTCCGCGCAGGGATTATTGCCTACAAAATCGCGGCACACGCGGCCGATATCGCCCGTGGACGCAAAGGTGCCCGTGACATCGATGATGCGATGAGTGATGCGCGCTATGCGTTTGACTGGAACCGTCAGTTTGAACTGGCACTCGACCCTGAACGGGCGCGTGAGTATCACGATGAAACATTGCCGCAGGATGTATTTAAAGAAGCGGAATTTTGTTCCATGTGCGGACCGAAATTTTGTTCGTATAAAATTACCCAGCAGATTATGGACAATCCTGAATCGTTGGCATGGATTGCTGAAGAAGCAAAAGCACAGAGTGCGAGTTAATACCGTTCGCCCTGAGCTTGTCGAAGGGTGAGAAATTCATGGTTCGACAAGCTCACCACGAACGGAAAAATAAATAAAAAGGAAATAATATGACAGAAGAAATTGTAAAATCAGCGTTATCCAAAGTTACCTATCCGGGGTTCACAAAAGACATCGTAACCTTCGGATTCGTTAAAGAGATTAAAATTGAAGGTGCAAATGTCAGCATTAGCGTTGATATCACTTCAAGTGCACCGGAAGTAGCGCATCAGATCACTGTGGAAGCAACCGATGAGCTTAAACGTGTCGGTGCAGCAGAGATCGTAGTGAACATTACGGCACCGAAAATGCCTAGAGAGAGTTCATCAAAGGGGAAAAATATTGCCCCTCAAGTGAAAAACTTTATCATGGTAAGTTCGGGTAAAGGGGGAGTCGGTAAATCGACTACATCCGTAAACCTCGCCGTAGCTCTCGCGATGCAAGGGAAAAAAGTAGGTCTTTTGGATGCCGATATCTATGGACCGAATATCCCGCGTATGATGGGACTTGATGGTCAAAAGCCTGAAGTAGTGGGTAATAAAGTTCTCCCATTAAAAGCATACGGTGTCGAAGTGATGTCCATGGGCTCACTCATGGAAGAAGGACAATCGCTTATTTGGCGCGGAGCAATGATCATGAAAGCGATTGAGCAGTTCTTACGCGATATTATGTGGTCAGATTTGGATTGTCTCGTTATCGATATGCCTCCGGGTACAGGGGACGCACAACTCACGTTGGCTCAAAGTGTTCCGGTGACTGTCGGTGTAACGGTTACCACTCCTCAAATGGTCTCTTTGGATGATTCACGCCGAAGTCTCGATATGTTTAAAAAACTTCATATCCCGATCGCGGGTGTTATCGAAAATATGAGCGGATTTATCGCTCCTGATACGGGTGTTGAGTACGATATTTTTGGAAAAGGGACATCCAAAGCGATGGCGGATCAGTTTGATACCTGTATCCTTGCCGAAATTCCAATCGAGCCGGCTATCCGAACGGGCGGAGATGAAGGAAAACCGGTCACTTACTATGCACCGACTTCGGAAACGGCAAAACGTTATATGAAGGCGGCCGAAGATCTTTGGGCAACGATTGAACAAATCAATGCCGATGGCGGTGTCGATAATCAAGCAATTCAACCTAATACCCCTCCGGGTGTATCGGCATGTTCTACTGCTGCACCAAAACAAGAGGCTCCTGCGAGTGCAGGAAGCTGCGGCACCGGTTGCGGCTGTCACTAACTACTTTCAATTTCCCTCTTGAATGAGGGGAAAACTTCTCTTTTTTATAACTCTAATCTTTTTTTCTGTATAATCGATCTATTTACGCAACGAAGTCAGGAATAATGAAAAAAAAGAGTACATTTTTTACCCTCTCCCTCTCTATCGTCTCCATAATGATTCTATTTATTGTGATCTTGGTAGCAACTTTTCGCTATATGGGATTGCAGTCGGCCCAGAGCAGAGCAGCGTTAGCCGGAGCGATTGTTCGCGAGTCATTGACCTCCCATATGATTAGCGGAAGTACCGATTATCAAGAGAAGCTTCTAACACAAATCGATGCTTTGGAGGGGATGAAAAGTGCATGGGTAGTACGTTCTGAATCTCTCACTCGTCAATACGGGCAAGGAATCCATCATCAAGAAGCACGTGATGATATTGATCATGCCGTATTAAGAGAGGGGAAACCGGTCAATAATGTTTCGGGAACTTTATTCTCCGATACTCTGTATCGCCTTTCTATCCCTTATATTGCGACCTCAGAACAGGGTAAAATCGACTGTTTAAGTTGCCATGATGCCAAAGTAGGGGATGTCTTAGGGGTCGTATCGATTGAGATGGAGATTAATGACCTGAAAGTGACCGGTTTGGTCGCGGCCATCATGGCTATTATCGTGTTAATCGCTTTGAGTGTATACCTTCTAAAAACCGTTCGCCGTTTCATTGGATCGTATAAAGAGACTCTGGATGATATTGCGGTAACGATGGAGAGTGCCGAGGGGGGCAATTATACCTATCGTGTTGAACAGACAGAGAATGCCGATGGATACCATGCCGCGATGTGGACCAATTCATTAATGGAAAAGCTGGAAACCACTCTCATTGAGGGGAGTGAGAAGATGGGATCATTAATCCAGTTGGATAAGCCCAATACCGATCCTCTCTACACTCTGCAAATGGGAATTCATCAACTCTACGAGGTGGAACGTTTCCGAAAAGCGATCGAGAAAGATCAGAATATCGAAGAGGTATACGGACGGATTATTGCCTTGCTTCGTACCCGTTGGAATTTGAGCGATTTTAATATTTTAGAGGTCAATCCACAGGATAAGTCGACGCATGTCGTCCATTCCGAAAAGACACTTCTATGTGACGCTGCTAGCGGATGTCGTGCCGATCGTACGACAGATATTGTGGATTCAACCCAATGCGAAGTAGCATGTCCTAAGATGATCGATCCGAGTGCTCATTATATCTGTCGAAGTTATCCTATTGTTGATGAGCTTGATATCGTCATTTCATTGGTGAGTTATGATGTTCGCGATATTGCAAAATTTCGCTTGGCGCTTGAACAATTGGGGAATTATATTAACGCTTCACGCCTTCAAATTATCAATAAAAAGTTACAGAATACGGTTCGTATTGATCCCCTTACCCAGCTTTATAACCGTGCCTATCTCGAAGAGCTTAGTAAACTGATTAACGCTCAGTCCATTCGTACGATGATTCCCTATGGTATTTTAATGGTCGATATGGACCATTTCGATGGAATCAATCACTCGTATGATGCGCAAGTGGGTGATGAGGTGATCAAAGCAATGGCCCGTAATATCCAAGAGACGCTCCAGCAAGGAGATATTCTTATCCGTTACGGCGGCGATATATTTGCGGTTGTATTGTACGATTATGAGGGTGATAAGGTTACTGAAGTAGCTGAGGCAATTCATATTTCATTTAAAAAGAAAATTCGTGTCAATACCTATGCTATTTTGAAAACGGTTAGTATCGGAATTACGCTATTTCCTGCGCAGACGAAAGATATGATAGAGGGGATTGAGTTTGCGAAACGAGCGTTATTGGAAGCAAAACATAAAGGGGGAAATTGTTCCCTCATTTATGATGCTAAGACAATGTTGATTTAGTTACTTCTTGAAGAACCTCGAAGTAAGAGTGGGAGATCGTTCGCCCTGAACTCAAAGAAACATCGCTTCGTGAGCGGTACTCTTGTTTTGTCGTAAGAGTGCGCAAGTTCATGGTTCGACATGCCCAGAGGGCACGTGAAGCCACCACGAACGAAGTGGTAGGTAAATAAGAAGTCTATAGGTTAATACTGCTCTCCACTGTGCATGCTCGCTTCAAATTCGATAACGCGGTTACGTCCGGTATGTTTTCCTTCATAGAGGGCCAAGTCGGCATATTTGATGACTTTCCAGATTGAATCAGCCTGTGATGGAAAATGAGCAATTCCGATACTGAGTGTTTTTTCCACCGTATCGTTGCCGAATTGGAACTTTTTCTCATTAAAACGCATACGGATTTTTTCAGCGACTTGCGTTGCACCTTCCGGCGTTGTATTGTACAGAAGGATTAAGAATTCTTCTCCTCCGTAACGGATAGCGAGATCGGCTTTTCGGATACTATCTTGAAGGATTTCGGCAAGGGTCTTAATAACAATATCTCCTGCATCATGCCCGTAAGTATCATTGATCATTTTAAAATAGTCGATATCAATCATTAAAATAGCGTACGTGATATGTGAACGGAGCGCCTGCTCTGAACTTTTGTCAATAAATTCTTCTAAAAAGCGGCGGTTATAGAGGCGTGTGGCACCGTCTCGAAGTGAAGAATCTCGTAATTTATCCATAAGTGTTCGGCTCTCTATGACCGCTTTTGCCGCTTCGAAATAGTTTTTGATGCTTGGCAAGGAGAGATTCATCGCTTCAATGGTTGTATGGTCTTTAGCTGAAAAAGAGAGAATCAACGATAAATCGTCATTGATATTGAACGGAATACACGAATACTCTTTATCGTCGGCACAGTTGGCACAAATATTGGGGAAATCGGTTGAATAAACGTCACTTGCAGTGCGGTAAGCACGGCACTCCATCGCATCTTTATCGGCAACCGGAAGGCAAAAACTTTTGTTATCAGTAATATGGATCAGTTTACGCTCTTTAGTATTTTTATCCACTTCATAGAGGGCAAAATGGGCAAAATTAAATTTCTCTTTTAGGACGTAAACAAAGCGTTCATAAATAGCATCTTTGGTACTGTCAAGTTCGATGGTTTTTTTGAATTTATAGACATCGGAGAGCTCTTGAATAATGATTCCAGCGGTACTGAGCGGATCACTGCAGGAGATGTTTGAACGGGATGCAAAGGTATTAAGATTGTGTTTAATCCCGCCAAAGGTCTCTTCCATTTTTTGAAACAGGGTATTCATCTGCTCTGCAACTTCACTTCCGGCATCTTTGAGGGTTGTCGTGAAACGGAAGCTAAAATCTCCGGTACGTGCCCGCTTAATTCCATTTTGGAGATTTTCAAACAGTTTCATATACGGTTTGAAGTAGTAATTGGTAACCCACAGCGCTATAATAATAAATACGACATTGATGGCAAAAATCTTAGCAATCGTCATAGCACCGGTTTGGCGGATTTCATTGATATTGAACTCCATGCTGATGGCACCCAAAACTTCTCCCTCTTTAACATTATGACAGGTAAGACAGTTTGGCGTCCCATATGCTGTTGCAGTGTAGGGAATGGTTACACGCAAAACCGCGTTGTTGGAATCTTCCCGAATTTCTCGAACGGTGACCCCCTCTTTAAGAACTCTGCGGTCCATAGCATCACGTGGTTTTTCATTTTGCATCCCCTCGCCATATTGATTGATAACACTTTGAGAACGTACAATCCAAAGAGATTGAACATCTTTGATATTGGCGATATTGCCGAGAAAAAACTCCCGTTTATCCATAATGCCGTTAACCATGTGTGCTGTTAAACCATCACGAACAATTTCAGCGGTCATTTTGGATTTTTCAATCGCGTTGTTATAGCCGTAATCACGAAAATTGAGAGCAACATTAGTAATCGTAGCAACAGCGAGCCCGATAAGCATCAAAGCGACGATAAATAATATTTTCCGATTAGCATTCATATTTCATTGCCTTATACGTTGAATTGACGGAATAGAATATTTATAAACTACTGACAATATCTAAATAATTTTTAAAGTTAGATGAAAGTAGAGTTAGGCGGTACGGTTTATTCGACCGTAACACTTTTTGCAAGGTTGCGAGGCATATCAACGTCATTGCCCAAACGGATAGCGATTTCCATCGAGAGGAGTTGTAAAACAACCATCATTTCGAAAAACTCGAGCATATAATCCCCGGTATGTTTTGTACGAATATGGTCATCCGCTTTGTCAAAATCGAGAGGACTGATAGAACAAATCGTTGAGTCGCGTGCGCTTAGCTCTTCGATATTACTTTTGGTTTTATCATAAAGCTTATGTTCCGGGAGTAGGGCTATGGTAAAGAGTTCCGGGTCAGCGAGGGCAATCGGACCATGTTTCATCTCTCCACTTGGGTATCCTTCAGCGTGCAGATAGCTGATCTCTTTGAGTTTTAAAGCACCCTCCAGAGCAAGAGGGAAAAAGACATCTCGTCCAATAAAGAAGAAACCGTGCCCATGGAGATAGCGTTTACTGAGGCGGCGCAATTGTTCGTGCAGTGCGTTATCAACGGCAACTGTTACAGGGAGTGTGCGGAGTAAGCCGATTTGACGCTGAATTTCAGAGCTTTCGAGTGTTTTACGATTGCTTGCGAGATAGAGACTGAGCATCCACAATACACATACTTGGGTAGCGAATGCTTTAGTCGAGGCCACCCCTTTTTCAATTCCTGCACGGGTAAGGATGGACGCATCGGCAAGGCGTACCATCGAGGAGTTGTCGACATTACAGATAACCATGGTTTTGAGACCGAACTTTTTAGCCATTTTAAGGCTCTCTAACGTATCGGCAGTCTCACCGCTTTGGCTGATAACGACGAAAAGGGTGTCAGGGGTGAGGAAAGGTTCGCGGTAGCGAAATTCACTGGCGAATTCGACAGAAGTTTTGATTTTTGCGTGGCGTTCAAAGAGATAACTTGCGACCAATGCAGCATGATAGCTGGTCCCGCAAGCACAAAATTTGATTTCATTTATCCCCTCAAACAGAGTGTTTTCTAATTCTTCAAAATAGACATTTTCATCACGTAATCGCCCCAATAAGGTATCGGCCAAAACCGTACTTTGCTCATAAATCTCTTTTTCCATAAAAAATCGGAATCCCTCTTTTTGAGCGGAGAGTTTGTTTTCGGAGAGAGGGGTAAATCGCAAAATAACGGGGTTATTGTTCTCATCATATAAAGCCACTGTATCGGCGGATGCATAGCCATAATGGCCGTCTTCGAGATAGATGACTTCGTGACATTTACCAATCAAGGCCGCGTCCGATGAACCGAAAAGCGTTTCACCCTCGTGATTGCGTCCGATGATCATAGGAGAACCGTGTTTTGCGAAGAAAATTGTTCTCTCTGCATCTGCATTGACGAGCAAGATTGCGTATGCACCGCGAAGTTGAGCGAGAGTTTGTTGAAATGCTTCAAAAGGAGAAACTGCGGTTTTGAGTTGATGCTCGAAAAGATGGACGATCACTTCGGTATCGGTTTGACTTAAAAACTGAACCCCATGAGCGGTAAGCATTGTTTTGAGTTCTTGATAGTTTTCGATAATACCGTTATGAACGACGTAAGAATTTTGTCCCAGATGCGGGTGGGCATTAAGTTCCGTCGGTTTACCGTGCGTTGCCCAGCGGGTGTGTCCGATACCGACAGAGAATCCGGTACTTTCAAAATTTTGAGCTTTTTCTTCAAGGTTGATGAGTTTTCCAACCGCTTTAAATAGGGAAAAGCTTCCTTCCTGCAGTACGGCGATTCCCGCAGAGTCGTAGCCGCGATATTCGAGCTCTCGAAGTCCGTCGATCAATATCTTTTTAACCGGTTTAACTCCGATATATCCGACGATACCGCACATATGTTATTCTCCTACCAATTTAGCAATTATTTCGCGCGCATTATCGCACATTCTGTTTTGTTTTTCAATTAAGAAGTGGTCTCGTGCCATATTTTTGTTGGTATGGATTTTTGCGGTAGCGATATTGATCTGTGCTTCGTCAAAACACTGAACGAAATAGGCCAATAATCCCCGCTGATTCGTCGTATGGAGGTTAAGCTGAGCATAGTGAATGGAGTGATCGCAATCGAGGGTGATTTCACTGGGTTTGATAATCGGTTTGGGGAGATTGAGCTTTTTAGACATATCAAATGCCTCTTCGACAATAATTTCAATTTGCTCCATTGTCCCTTCGCGAGGGCGTTGCAGAAACTCAATTTTAAAGTATTTAATCCCATCAAAGAGGGTGAAAATATCCATTGAAGCAACGTCTAGATAACTGAGCTTACCTAACAAATAGCCTAAGTTGAGAGGAATACGACGGAAAATATGGATAACCAGACCGCCGTCAATATTGAG
Encoded proteins:
- the thiC gene encoding phosphomethylpyrimidine synthase ThiC, which produces MRTAWVAKRENDTVRTQMYYAKQGIITEEMAYVAKVEELDPELVRSEVARGRLIIPANVNHQNLEPMAIGIAARCKINANIGSSAIASDVQGEIEKIQVSQHYKADTAMDLSTGGDLDEIRRAVIANSKIPIGTVPIYQILHDVNNKIEDLSIEVMLEVLERQAQQGVSYFTIHAGFLLETMPKVAKRKMGIVSRGGSLMAAWMMHYHRENPFYTAYDEILDICARYDVSLSLGDSLRPGCLADASDEAQLGELKVLGELTLRAWEKNVQVMIEGPGHVPLNQIERNMKIQREYCHEAPFYILGPLVTDIAAGYDHISSAIGAAVGGWHGASMLCYVTPKEHLGLPNAEDVRAGIIAYKIAAHAADIARGRKGARDIDDAMSDARYAFDWNRQFELALDPERAREYHDETLPQDVFKEAEFCSMCGPKFCSYKITQQIMDNPESLAWIAEEAKAQSAS
- a CDS encoding Mrp/NBP35 family ATP-binding protein → MTEEIVKSALSKVTYPGFTKDIVTFGFVKEIKIEGANVSISVDITSSAPEVAHQITVEATDELKRVGAAEIVVNITAPKMPRESSSKGKNIAPQVKNFIMVSSGKGGVGKSTTSVNLAVALAMQGKKVGLLDADIYGPNIPRMMGLDGQKPEVVGNKVLPLKAYGVEVMSMGSLMEEGQSLIWRGAMIMKAIEQFLRDIMWSDLDCLVIDMPPGTGDAQLTLAQSVPVTVGVTVTTPQMVSLDDSRRSLDMFKKLHIPIAGVIENMSGFIAPDTGVEYDIFGKGTSKAMADQFDTCILAEIPIEPAIRTGGDEGKPVTYYAPTSETAKRYMKAAEDLWATIEQINADGGVDNQAIQPNTPPGVSACSTAAPKQEAPASAGSCGTGCGCH
- a CDS encoding GGDEF domain-containing protein — its product is MKKKSTFFTLSLSIVSIMILFIVILVATFRYMGLQSAQSRAALAGAIVRESLTSHMISGSTDYQEKLLTQIDALEGMKSAWVVRSESLTRQYGQGIHHQEARDDIDHAVLREGKPVNNVSGTLFSDTLYRLSIPYIATSEQGKIDCLSCHDAKVGDVLGVVSIEMEINDLKVTGLVAAIMAIIVLIALSVYLLKTVRRFIGSYKETLDDIAVTMESAEGGNYTYRVEQTENADGYHAAMWTNSLMEKLETTLIEGSEKMGSLIQLDKPNTDPLYTLQMGIHQLYEVERFRKAIEKDQNIEEVYGRIIALLRTRWNLSDFNILEVNPQDKSTHVVHSEKTLLCDAASGCRADRTTDIVDSTQCEVACPKMIDPSAHYICRSYPIVDELDIVISLVSYDVRDIAKFRLALEQLGNYINASRLQIINKKLQNTVRIDPLTQLYNRAYLEELSKLINAQSIRTMIPYGILMVDMDHFDGINHSYDAQVGDEVIKAMARNIQETLQQGDILIRYGGDIFAVVLYDYEGDKVTEVAEAIHISFKKKIRVNTYAILKTVSIGITLFPAQTKDMIEGIEFAKRALLEAKHKGGNCSLIYDAKTMLI
- a CDS encoding GGDEF domain-containing protein, coding for MNANRKILFIVALMLIGLAVATITNVALNFRDYGYNNAIEKSKMTAEIVRDGLTAHMVNGIMDKREFFLGNIANIKDVQSLWIVRSQSVINQYGEGMQNEKPRDAMDRRVLKEGVTVREIREDSNNAVLRVTIPYTATAYGTPNCLTCHNVKEGEVLGAISMEFNINEIRQTGAMTIAKIFAINVVFIIIALWVTNYYFKPYMKLFENLQNGIKRARTGDFSFRFTTTLKDAGSEVAEQMNTLFQKMEETFGGIKHNLNTFASRSNISCSDPLSTAGIIIQELSDVYKFKKTIELDSTKDAIYERFVYVLKEKFNFAHFALYEVDKNTKERKLIHITDNKSFCLPVADKDAMECRAYRTASDVYSTDFPNICANCADDKEYSCIPFNINDDLSLILSFSAKDHTTIEAMNLSLPSIKNYFEAAKAVIESRTLMDKLRDSSLRDGATRLYNRRFLEEFIDKSSEQALRSHITYAILMIDIDYFKMINDTYGHDAGDIVIKTLAEILQDSIRKADLAIRYGGEEFLILLYNTTPEGATQVAEKIRMRFNEKKFQFGNDTVEKTLSIGIAHFPSQADSIWKVIKYADLALYEGKHTGRNRVIEFEASMHSGEQY
- the glmS gene encoding glutamine--fructose-6-phosphate transaminase (isomerizing) — protein: MCGIVGYIGVKPVKKILIDGLRELEYRGYDSAGIAVLQEGSFSLFKAVGKLINLEEKAQNFESTGFSVGIGHTRWATHGKPTELNAHPHLGQNSYVVHNGIIENYQELKTMLTAHGVQFLSQTDTEVIVHLFEHQLKTAVSPFEAFQQTLAQLRGAYAILLVNADAERTIFFAKHGSPMIIGRNHEGETLFGSSDAALIGKCHEVIYLEDGHYGYASADTVALYDENNNPVILRFTPLSENKLSAQKEGFRFFMEKEIYEQSTVLADTLLGRLRDENVYFEELENTLFEGINEIKFCACGTSYHAALVASYLFERHAKIKTSVEFASEFRYREPFLTPDTLFVVISQSGETADTLESLKMAKKFGLKTMVICNVDNSSMVRLADASILTRAGIEKGVASTKAFATQVCVLWMLSLYLASNRKTLESSEIQRQIGLLRTLPVTVAVDNALHEQLRRLSKRYLHGHGFFFIGRDVFFPLALEGALKLKEISYLHAEGYPSGEMKHGPIALADPELFTIALLPEHKLYDKTKSNIEELSARDSTICSISPLDFDKADDHIRTKHTGDYMLEFFEMMVVLQLLSMEIAIRLGNDVDMPRNLAKSVTVE